The following is a genomic window from Maniola hyperantus chromosome 15, iAphHyp1.2, whole genome shotgun sequence.
gtgagggtataagctatctcaattccaaatttcagtcaaatgcgtccagtggtttttgcgttaaagagtaacaaacatacacacacacatacatacaaactttcgcttttataatgttagtgatgatgatgatgataagagtAGGAAAATATCTCCTGAAATCCTTTTTAATTAGGAGAAAAAAGGGGCATCGCAGATATTTCCATGTAGGTGGAATTTCTACCTTGGGGTCTAGGGCTAGGGTCATGGTCACTGCGCTAAAATTAGGTAAAATCATTCCATTtactagtacttacctattcgtATTATGGGAAGTTTAGGTATGTGGTAGTCAGTGTAGCGATggacaattttaaataattttcatttgaaaATGAAAAGTGAAGTGgttatatttttcttcacagttaTTTCACAGAcgatttttcacaaaaaaatatttttaaattttcgtacatatgtacctacaatcTTGCTACATCAACTAGGAATtattatcaagattcaagatcaATACTCAATAGcgctgataggtaggtatatttccgTATACCTACTGATTTTCACGGAAGTGAATAATTATCGCACTTATGATTGTAAAATCACTTCATGGAACGGTCGTTTGATCGATTGAACTACATAGAATGTTTTTCTATTTCATACACAGCGATGCAAGTGTTCCAAGCTCTCTTTTGCTCGGGTCGATGACCGCACGTGCTAGATtaacctcagaagtatagagacaatagagtcaggaatcaacctactgagagtctaaaccttagttcgttatcaataagctagggcgtggttgtaggtaggagacaaaataaaagattgtataaggaaataaactgttttattcagggaaaaactccctccaaatcaaagtttatctttaccattacttattgctttatcattaaataatttattatttcctttaagaaaaatctaccgccagttcgtaaaaagcatattatctaccgagagaaagaactggcaagaaaaaactcggtggtgtctattttgaaataccaattacacatttgaacaatacataaatcaacatacacagtacaacaatagaaatataaaatcaacaatattcgtacctgtaggtatgtcacagcttcttcttaaaaataggaaaattaatgatgtctaccgtcaaagcagagccatttatagccctttggctaccctttccataagtataatgataccatataaaactcaaattcaatagagtcgacaatagagattaaactttagttttaaatttatacacttcaaaattccacattatactctatttaaatctacaattactttacttctaaaatataataaaatcaatttcaccatgtaagacctttggattagctgctatatattatctgttacgtctgtagtattttgtctatcattttgacgtgcctctgtttacaaataaaatgtcaatggtttagaattaattcttaagcaaaatctaaagagtttagtagcaatttcaagaaataaatagcaactctaaccatttatcttatacggccaaactgacaattgcttcgttctcgaagcaacaaaataaaaacaaacaattcgtaaagtaaatttttaacaacatcaaaacatttttttttttttttttttaaacaacatgtctgtggcttccaacaaaatttaaaaaaacattttaaacatgtgtgtgacatacaaaattaccacacagtttaccctcaaaaatacaagaaatatttttctcgccacagcacataaatgtttccaaacaagatatcctttaaccccattggttttaaaccaatatcaaaaaatatttttaacaccactggtattaaagcgatattataaaaatacttttcaacaccgttggttccaacgttttaaagtatcatctacaaaatatccttcaacaccattagttttaaggcaacatcgtaaaccatcataaaattgtcccttaacaccattggttttgatccatatatcactatacaattttcccattgatcgaacatttgatcaaagttttaaataaattccaataaaatatagagatgaatattaaacaaagaaaaattgcaactgaacaaattgtaaattatcagaatttaaaataatatgtttcataaaaaagaaccatcaaaatgaaaaagttacaaaaatattaatatttcaaaataagttaaatcataagaactttttttcaatttcaagttaataattttgcaaaaataataaaataccatcgactcttactcctaaagtaccaaagtcaaaaacaaagggtaggtatataaaaagtaattatatgtaagatatatcaaaacaaaactaactactatgttagaagaagtaaaaataatcaaagagtaaacttatctaattatcgttatttactttcaaaaatattttctattcaatctctttttgtctatctgcaatcagtccttggactatacaaaaacatttgttgcttcccacatccaatgatgtgccaacaaccttcctttttaaataaataccaaaacatttttccacaataaaatataaaaatccaaaaagatcgtaaataaaaacataaaggtaggtatcaaaaactaaaatgtcaaaaaataccacaaaaataatttacattaaaaagatcggcaaagaagtaatcaatatcaaaaatagttaaacacttcaaacatcaaaaacgtcaaaaaatcaaaagtattattcaaacaaaacaacaaaatacggcattaaaaaatattaaacacaagtgggtagtcaataatctctaaattccaatattctaaatttaagtttcaggtttaaccatagtccaccacgctggccaagtgtggattggcagctccattacatcacattacataacggtgggtatatataaaaaaacaatgacatcaaacaatcagtagctactagacttagcggcatagcaacaggataagacatcagcagcctaacctatccttatataaaaactacaaaaataaactccaacaaaatttcttaattattgtaggtaggtattacaaatctttcatctctacgtttcgcgagtgagaactccgatgcaaagtcaatagcaaatttacaaaaatggccacgctaatcgcgtttctgatcaatgaatcatcaatatttaacgaatgatgcaatatgtatttctgtattgttcttaatttgaaacaaaattacaacaaaaaatttttttttttttttttttttttggttcttttttttccttcttttctctctgtcattatgtaacacataaataaattatatacatctattcggccaacctgaaaagtacttcgttctcgaagtacttacataggaaatgcctcaagaacataactaaaaaaaagtaagatgactcatcactcgtaaaacaatattcaatgattcaatgtcaacatcactatcatataaattacgaatatacggctagacgtcagacgtaaattaaaatagaacacaaattaatcatcagtaaatatttactgacaaacttgctttagtttttcaccgctcggtcagtctgacatttaaccacattttatcgtatgatcatttaataaaaatttcataccaactaactacctgcaaaatttttaacattaatttacgtaatatcgatttgtgttactagctgggacatcatgcgattaaacaccttcaaacattaatctgagtcattgaaacagaacatctatactgaacacaaaattacccgcaaaaattttatttatttagtacccacatctttatttctataatacaattagttttaaaacaaataaaatgacgacaggtactatgaaactgtgttactacattacacagagtattaataggtccatgattacgcaataaaactttctaaggcctacctgcctgaaaaattgtcttgcaaaaaagttttaattcactttcacttttttttcataccatattttcatattaagatttccagatttagggtatccaatgtccattgtggtacctctcgtggacgtcagtcatcacaacgcctgttggaacatctttgatggcttttcacaaagccatccgaattggccggtatttctgaaacttgtacaattgcattagaaaaggcacaattcagccatatcgtatcccacttctgatgctagattaacctcagaagtatagagacaatagagtcaggaatcaacctactgagagtctaaaccttagttcgttatcaataagctagggcgtggttgtaggtaggagacaaaataaaagattgtataaggaaataaactgttttattcagggaaaaactccctccaaatcaaagtttatctttaccattacttattgctttatcattaaataatttattatttcctttaagaaaaatctaccgccagttcgtaaaaagcatattatctaccgagagaaagaactggcaagaaaaaactcggtggtgtctattttgaaataccaattacacatttgaacaatacataaatcaacatacacagtacaacaatagaaatataaaatcaacaatattcgtacctgtaggtatgtcacagcttcttcttaaaaataggaaaattaatgatgtctaccgtcaaagcagagccatttatagccctttggctaccctttccataagtataatgataccatataaaactcaaattcaatagagtcgacaatagagattaaactttagttttaaatttatacacttcaaaattccacattatactctatttaaatctacaattactttacttctaaaatataataaaatcaatttcaccatgtaagacctttggattagctgctatatattatctgttacgtctgtagtattttgtctatcattttgacgtgcctctgtttacaaataaaatgtcaatggtttagaattaattcttaagcaaaatctaaagagtttagtagcaatttcaagaaataaatagcaactctaaccatttatcttatacacgCGTGCGAATCAATAAAGCGggattaaatgtaataattttaaaacttagtgagattttgcttcgtgatttttcacatgttaAATGGTCCATCTCTAGTAGTCAATAAGAATTTATCCTCTGTGGTGTTTTCGTCGCCGCCAAGCGGTCGTATCAAAACAACGTGAAGTCCGTGAAGTAGAGAATTGTTCACTTTATTATAGGTAATCTAGTTAGCGTCATAGTGGATGGGTACGATTTGTGTGTCGTGATAGATTGTAGATATAGGAAAACAAAACTTAGCATTGAAATTGCAAGTAAACGTATATATATCTGGAGATACTTAAGTAGTATCGCCCACAGTCGTGTAATAAACTGTGTTGATAACATACCGCATTCTAACCTCACAATCTTAGAATAACTCACAAATTATTACCGAAATATCCAACCATGAATGAAGAGGAaaatatgaatgaaaataatgatCATTTGATAGACGATACTGAGGCGTTATTAAGAAATGAAGTCAATGAAGTTAGAAAGTAAGtgatattagataggtataatctattaattataaaaaatattttaaaggaaCCGACTTCAAACGCCACATACAacactacataatataaaaatatttttgtttttaagtaggtatgtgcttTGTGCTACTGCTAGCTAGAGTCTGGCCAATGAAGAAGAGACTggaaaaacgcggcaaatttaaaaaatatcagtatggcagccccAAAATAACCTTTAGAATACCTTATTTTCATTTCTgttctatcaaattaggttattccaggtattttatacctacttactaattttgGGGCTGCCAATATGGCAATATCAATAGATATTTTtgaatttgccgcgcttttctaGTATCTACTTTCGTTGGCCAGACTCTTATTTTGAAATCTGGCAAGAGTCTGGAGATTGGAGAGTTAACAGATATTCAACATAGAGTCTGGAGCACTCTGGAGAATATAGAATAGagaaaaataattaacaatCGATTGTTTTTCGATTGTTCAATTGTTATTCGAACGAATTGCCCAATcgctacgtacctacttatataaattccaaaaaaaaatattatgttcaacTTATTCAAATAAGTTTCCAAAAAAATGTTGCTGTTTCACAATATTTCAATGTTGTAATGTACATTCCAGCAGCGCGTTAGAAACCGACGAAAATGAAGACGCACCAAGCATATCGTTCTTCACTTTAGTAAGttgtttattttcaaaaacacaATAAGCAAATGAAAAACATGACCAAGTagttacctaagtatatttagaAGAATAATTGTACAATTTCACCTCTACTTTCAGTTAAGATTTGCATCCGCAAAAGACAAACTATGCATGTTACTTGCGACAATTACTGCTTTGACTAGTGGATGCTCTACCGCTATTAATACATTATTGTTATCTGGATACATCCAAAGTATGGTGGACTTTGGTATATCGGTCAACGAAGGCACGCCAAAAGTAGATGTTTTTCTTCAAGCGTCAAAAACTTTTGCAATCTATAACAGTCTTGTTGGTGTTGCTCTAATAATTCTTACGTATATTGGAACAGTCCTCATGAACCTATCTGCATATAATCAGGTGAGCATacctttttaataaatataataataacagttTTTAACGCTTTCGCAATTTTTGTTCCTAAACAATTTCTTAATTCAACAGGTATTTCTAATACGACAAGCATATTTAAAAGCAGCTTTACATCAGGACTTTGAATACTTTGACACTCACCAGATTGGAGATTTCGCAACGCAGATGTCCGAGTAAGTGTTCACAAATCAAAAAAACTTAcaactatgaaataacagtggttttttttGGGTCATCAATCTAATAGCAGGTTatcaaaaattaatataatttgtaaatgaAAATCATGAACATTACAATTTAGTTCTTGCATCTATTGGCACTCCGAGCACAATTACCTTTGGTATGGCGGCGACGACGCGACCTTCCCAGAATATAGACGTACCTAcataagttttcacttcaaaaaatgTGGTTAGTTATTTCCTATGCAATTTTCGGCTGTCTGTCCACGTTGTAACTGGTTATTAATGACCAGTTACGAAAAAACATAAaagtataaatcttatttcgtagctggttacgaaacattGGTTGGACGGAACCTAATATTTACTTTTCAGTAATGTTGTCAAAATAGAAAATGGAATAGGAGAACAATTGGAAAGATTTATATTCTACACCGCTGAATTCTTGACTTGTTTTATGATGGCACTTATAAAAGGGTGGAAACTAGCTTTACTGTGCTTGATTACTTTCCCTGTGACAATGTGTCTCATTTGGAGTTCAGGCTGGGTAAGCTTGCAAACATTCATTAATTTCTGTaacaatagctcaacggttaaaggagggGACTGAAAATCCGagaggtcgccggttcaaaccccacccgttgcactattgtcgtacctactccaagtcctagcacaagcttaacgcttagttggaggggaataTAAGTTATCAGATACACATACACAGagaaaaatacattatttacctacatagTAAGAAAGTTttcgttataaaataaaattcttgtATGAAATATGGATGAGCATGACTGCTAAAAAGAgagttataaaatataacaaagcTTAAATgatcaataaatatattatcttaTTGTTAGATCGCGACTAAATTATCAAAACAAGAAGCTGAATTATCAAACAAGGCAGGAGCAGTAGTTGAAGAAGTTTTTTCTGCTATTAGAACAGTTTACGCTTTTAGCGGGCAACGAACAGAGATAGATAGATATCAAAAACATTTATCTGAAGCCAGGAGTGTCAACATTAAAAAAGGTACATACACCAATAGCAAATTTTAGTTTCGAGATTTAAGGtggcgcagtacgctcgaccgaacctatttgcttttcacttgacattgtatgagaaaggtgagaggcacgatgattttcaccgaaatcaagggtttaggaaagtatttttgagaaaaagctactgaatttatgtttgcaaagtaaagttatttcaactaatgaataaataaactatgtctaatgataattttttttagaattttcatatccctaatcttatttattcacgccaaaagttgtcataaatttagtgtaaaaaaaggaatcttttgaggttcgtaacttttaaatcaatatttttttcaatgttttatatatcaatgaacctagataaagacgagataaatcgatataattcttagttttgtgcgtacaatatcgaatattgtagtattttccctcctacgtttgtatgaagaaagcactgaagtgAGTCCCCTTAAGAGACTAGCGTACTTTAAGAATTAGATCATCCACGGCTGCATTCGgctggaatttctaaaaatcgtaaaaatcgtttcttagtgtACATCaactacctataataataattgtatatcTTTTCCAGGATTATTGGAAGCAATGTCTATGGGTCTGCTAGATGTCTGCATATACGGCTCTTATGGCCTGTCCTTCTGGTTTGGGTACAAACTTATGCTAGATGAACCTAAAATATATAACGTCGACACGATGGTCGCAGTAAGTAACCTAGACATACCTTACTACAGTAAGCCTATAATCCCTTTGGCGAAATAACACCATTTTTTTAGCACTTTTATTTACATAACGAAATTATTAAACTGGTGGAGTTTCGACACGCTAGTCCGGAAAtctttaaagtttttttagtattgataataataattattaagaagGTACATGATCgtttttgtttaatttgtaAAGAAACAAATCcttgatttttttgtaaacctaaacaatctctctctctcttactctctgtaaatctattaacaataaagttgttttaaattaaattaaattaaatcaatgGCTCAAAAATACTCCTATTTTGCCGTAaggtaagggatgatttatgctataGTTAGACCGTGCCAGGCCCGAGCCGTGCCGTGCCGCGTCCGAGGCACCagattgggaatttgtatgaggaCACATCAGACCGTGCCGTGTCAGAGTCATCCGACCCTCGTCGGTGGttcgtttcttcatacaaaattgcaatccgtgaATTGTCCGCGCGtcggacgtggcacggctcgcgcccggcacggtctagcataaatcatacCTACGGCGTCATTTTATCTGCCCTACAATCTATATAACAGATCGTGACAGACTACTAGTCACTTAGTTTAACAGAAAATAATgataatgtacaatattttaggtttttttcGGAATAATGTTGGCATCTGTAAACTTTGAGTCGTCATCTTCACTAATGGATACATTCGGAACAGCAACAGGCGCAGGGGCACAGATATTCAAACTAATCGATAACATTCCAAAGATCAACCCCGAACTGGATCGAGGTGTTGAATTCGGTGCTACGGAGGGATATATCGCTTTGAACAACGTCGTTTTTCATTACCCCTCCAGGCCTGATGTGCCGGTAAGTTCATTAGAATATAATTAAGTACATGTACAAAAAATACAATGGATTCAACTGCTACTAAATCTAAATTATAATACTCCTaccctacataataataatttgaattaaaatCGATCGTATTCAAGTCAAAATCCTTACTTCTGGAAATTAAGAAAaactattttagcatttaaactaccgtgagtgatttccattctaaataatatctgtcccggctgtactcacgtgtgtagtcgacgttagcccgactagtttcgaacccatacggggtcctttttcaagggagtccgttcgcgcacgtgccgcggttttgactcccttgaaaaaggaccccgtatgggttcgaaactagtcgggctaacgtcgactacacacgtgagtacagccgggacagatattattaagAAAAACTCTTGAATAATAGCCCCGGGAATACAAAGTCCAAAGTTCTTCAGTGAATCACTCTACATGAATTGTAATATAAAACAGGTCCTTAAAGGAGTAAGTCTAAATGTGCAACGAGGTCAATCTGTAGCTATAGTGGGACATTCAGGTTGCGGCAAGTCCACTATCATTCAGCTAATATCCAGATTTTACGATGTCATTGATGGGAGCGTGAGTATCAAATTTTTTATCAAGTGAGTGTAAATTCTTCACATCCGCCATTTATAATCGCTGCTCTGCTAACACATCCAAATTCAAAGTGGATCATTTCTCAATTTTTTagaaatacagtttttattttatatcttactagcttatgctcgcgacttcgtccgcgtggtctacacgaatttaaacacctattttaacccctcaggggttgaattttcaaaactccttagCGATgaatttcttagcagatgtcataatagctatctgcatgcttttcagcccaattcgtcgagtagcttgagctgtgcgttaatatataggtatagatgAAAATGAATATACTATTTCTTATCTGTTACACCTTTTTGACAATTCCGGTTTCGTTaaataattcttaattttacCAGGTCACCATAGATGGAATTGACATTCGTGACTATTCAGTGAAATGGATACGTACTCAAATCGGTCTTGTGGCACAGGAACCAGTGCTATTTAACACAACGGTCCGGGAAAACATTCGATATGGACGTGAAAATCTTTGGTCTGGACGTGAAGATGCAACTGACTACGACGTCGAAGAAAGTGCGAAACTAGCCAACGCACATGAATTTATCAGAAAACTTCCATCGGTATTTTTTCCTACTTTTTTCTGACAGGATAAAATGAAGTCTATAAAATCTTTTTGTCAAAACATTCAAAACTGAGGTTGATAAAGTAGAATATTGTACGTAGGACACCTTTGAAACTTACTGTCGAATaagaaagtaatattttaatattagactATCACCATTGGATCTATTGTCAATATCAAGCATCTACCACTGTTCTGTATCTAAAGTTTCTTTTTTATAGGGTTATGATACATTAGTAGGCGAACGGGGTGCTTCACTTTCTGGAGGACAAAAGCAACGCATTGCAATCGCTCGTGCGATTATTCGCAACCCGGGTATTCTCCTATTGGACGAAGCTACGAGTGCTCTTGATGCATCTTCTGAAGCAAAGGTTCAAAAAGCACTAGACAAGgtaagataaaaaatataaaatgctttgtttagtttattttatagattttaatttttaaatttttttatgttacGCACTACTTTATCATTGAATCATTTTAGGCCAGAGAAGGCCGCACTACAATAATCATTGCCCATAGGCTTTCAACAATTAGAAATGTTGATAAGATTTACGTTCTCAAAGAAGGAAGTATAGTAGAAAGTGGAAGCCATGACGAGCTGATGGATAAAAGACGCCATTATTATGATATGGTTATATTGCAATCAACTCCAGAATCTTCTGAAACAGGTTTGCCCAAcagcaaaaaatatattttttatgattatgacaacttaataagtaattattcaaTGTTTCCTAAAATTACAGCTACCGCAGGTGATTTCAAACGAACTGTATCATTGGAGCAAGACAAAGATGAAGACGAAGATTTTAACGTAACAGTAGAGGTACTTCAACTTTTACAGAAATCTGTGAATGTCGAAATGTTGAACCATTTAATCCAAATAATCTGTTTCAGGAGGAGAAGCTAAATCGAGAAGAAATAGTTACGGCACCATTTACTCAAGTGATTAAACTTAATGCGCCTGAATGGAAGTCTATAACTACGGCTAGTTTTTGTTCAGTCATTATGGGTCTCTCATCTCCACTTTTTGCTTTAATTATTGGCGACTTTATTGGTATACTTTCTAATCCTGATACAAATGCAGTTAAAGCGCAAGTACGAATTCATGCACTGATATTTTTAGGTCTCGGAATAATAACTGGACTTGCAACCTTAGTTACGGTGAGTA
Proteins encoded in this region:
- the LOC117989218 gene encoding ATP-dependent translocase ABCB1-like, with amino-acid sequence MNEEENMNENNDHLIDDTEALLRNEVNEVRNSALETDENEDAPSISFFTLLRFASAKDKLCMLLATITALTSGCSTAINTLLLSGYIQSMVDFGISVNEGTPKVDVFLQASKTFAIYNSLVGVALIILTYIGTVLMNLSAYNQVFLIRQAYLKAALHQDFEYFDTHQIGDFATQMSDNVVKIENGIGEQLERFIFYTAEFLTCFMMALIKGWKLALLCLITFPVTMCLIWSSGWIATKLSKQEAELSNKAGAVVEEVFSAIRTVYAFSGQRTEIDRYQKHLSEARSVNIKKGLLEAMSMGLLDVCIYGSYGLSFWFGYKLMLDEPKIYNVDTMVAVFFGIMLASVNFESSSSLMDTFGTATGAGAQIFKLIDNIPKINPELDRGVEFGATEGYIALNNVVFHYPSRPDVPVLKGVSLNVQRGQSVAIVGHSGCGKSTIIQLISRFYDVIDGSVTIDGIDIRDYSVKWIRTQIGLVAQEPVLFNTTVRENIRYGRENLWSGREDATDYDVEESAKLANAHEFIRKLPSGYDTLVGERGASLSGGQKQRIAIARAIIRNPGILLLDEATSALDASSEAKVQKALDKAREGRTTIIIAHRLSTIRNVDKIYVLKEGSIVESGSHDELMDKRRHYYDMVILQSTPESSETATAGDFKRTVSLEQDKDEDEDFNVTVEEEKLNREEIVTAPFTQVIKLNAPEWKSITTASFCSVIMGLSSPLFALIIGDFIGILSNPDTNAVKAQVRIHALIFLGLGIITGLATLVTGFLFSVAGEHLTARLRKLMFEKLLQQEIGYFDDKNNSTGSLCARLSGEAASVHAATGQRISTILESVGTLSFATAVAVYYEWRLGLLALSFVPPIFAFIYAEAKMVTEESTGIAKAMESSSKIAVEAVANLRTVASLGREAFFVEEYARQLRPALYIAKRATHLRGLAFGLSRGIFNFVYSATLYYGGYLMVYHNVSYGVVIKTSETLIMGSTSAAAAFAYAPDFHKGLSAAGRIIQLLNRKSKITDPELPATEDFRGSGNASLRSVLFKYPTRPSVKVLENFNLEIERGKTIALVGPSGCGKSTIIQLLERYYDPDEGIVAQNNIPLPMLRLADARQTIGFVQQEPVLFDRTIAENIAYGDNARPISMEEIIDVAKQANIHEFITSLPLGYETNVGIKSTQLSGGQKQRIAIARALIRRPKILLLDEATSALDTESEKVVQEALDAAKAGRTCVMIAHRLSTVRDADAICVLSNGRVAERGTHAQLMKLKGLYYNLNRRGYT